One Streptomyces sp. B21-105 genomic region harbors:
- a CDS encoding DUF4345 domain-containing protein: protein MARTLRVLVQLMGWACVAIGLFHVALGNAAIPGAGSAGATVDSWGRFMGASFVGYGLAWLWAARQRPIPATAVRALSAAFLLGGLGRLISLAVLGWPQWFQIALAVIEVGLPPVLFWLAPSEERAAPRTAERGAALYRSPARDL from the coding sequence ATGGCCAGGACTCTGCGCGTACTCGTACAGCTCATGGGCTGGGCGTGTGTAGCGATCGGGCTGTTCCATGTCGCCCTCGGCAACGCGGCCATCCCGGGCGCGGGCTCTGCCGGGGCGACCGTCGACAGCTGGGGGCGGTTCATGGGGGCGAGCTTCGTCGGCTACGGACTGGCCTGGCTCTGGGCCGCCCGGCAGCGGCCGATCCCGGCGACGGCGGTGCGCGCCCTCTCCGCCGCCTTCCTGCTCGGTGGGCTCGGCCGGCTGATCTCCCTGGCCGTCCTCGGCTGGCCGCAGTGGTTCCAGATCGCGCTCGCGGTGATCGAGGTCGGCCTTCCGCCCGTCCTGTTCTGGCTCGCCCCGTCCGAGGAGCGCGCGGCGCCGCGGACGGCGGAACGTGGCGCAGCACTGTACCGCTCCCCGGCCCGGGACCTGTGA
- a CDS encoding alpha/beta fold hydrolase gives MTSSTTSATAATSRPLPNAEGAEHRWVDVRGIRLHVAEYGTGAAVLLLHGFPQHWFAWHRVAALSAAGPRLICPDLRGLGWSEQTRRGYDIDSLSEDMLALLDALGLDRVGLVGHDWGAHVGFRLCLRAPERFSGFLALNMAHPWTRQRAILPNLWRQNSPPGSVWTSRAFAARAWRARMRCSVSGSGGGEYTSDLPQLGGGQGGLGDGVGRLTPVWRTGRGQKDVRHSWA, from the coding sequence ATGACATCGAGCACAACGTCGGCCACGGCCGCCACGAGCAGGCCGCTCCCGAACGCCGAAGGGGCGGAGCATCGCTGGGTGGATGTGCGCGGCATCCGGCTACATGTCGCCGAGTACGGGACCGGGGCGGCGGTCCTGCTGCTGCATGGCTTCCCGCAGCACTGGTTCGCCTGGCACCGGGTCGCCGCCCTGTCGGCCGCCGGACCACGGCTGATCTGCCCGGATCTGCGGGGTCTCGGCTGGTCGGAGCAGACCCGGCGCGGCTACGACATCGACAGCCTGTCCGAGGACATGCTCGCACTGCTGGACGCACTCGGCCTCGACCGCGTGGGCCTGGTCGGTCACGACTGGGGCGCCCACGTCGGTTTCCGGCTGTGCCTGCGGGCACCGGAGCGGTTCAGCGGCTTCCTGGCGCTCAACATGGCGCACCCGTGGACCCGGCAGCGGGCCATCCTGCCGAACCTGTGGCGGCAGAACTCCCCGCCCGGCTCGGTCTGGACGTCCAGGGCCTTCGCGGCGCGGGCGTGGCGGGCGCGCATGCGCTGTTCGGTGTCCGGGTCAGGGGGAGGCGAGTACACCAGTGATCTCCCGCAACTTGGCGGCGGTCAGGGAGGGTTGGGCGACGGCGTCGGCCGCCTGACTCCAGTGTGGCGCACCGGACGCGGCCAGAAGGACGTCCGTCACTCCTGGGCATGA
- a CDS encoding winged helix domain-containing protein: MSFPRRDAALACRAEDTRRRLAQEAAEREAQAWHEVSADQGTRSLHVTCGLQTHTATDLMAWVSEQLLTHEDWRRDLPLLAAPDVQAHAVDGMRKRLAELLDDPTLLARYRAAMDGQAVGRTVPSLPYSDGLLVDGALRVRLTTARAVLEVGEDAVTLSAAGSTFEFAPEAEAVLRPLVDGRTVDLASLAETAGLALEDVAGLVQELVAGQAATVGSLL, encoded by the coding sequence ATGAGCTTCCCCCGCCGGGATGCCGCCCTCGCCTGCCGTGCCGAGGACACGCGACGCCGTCTCGCGCAGGAGGCAGCCGAACGCGAGGCTCAGGCGTGGCACGAGGTCTCCGCCGACCAGGGCACCCGCTCCCTGCACGTCACCTGCGGCCTTCAGACCCACACGGCGACCGACCTGATGGCGTGGGTGTCCGAGCAGCTGCTCACGCACGAGGACTGGCGGCGCGACCTGCCGCTGCTCGCCGCACCGGACGTCCAGGCCCACGCCGTGGACGGGATGCGCAAGCGACTCGCCGAACTGCTGGACGACCCGACGCTGCTCGCCCGCTACCGGGCCGCGATGGACGGGCAGGCCGTCGGCCGGACGGTGCCGAGCCTGCCGTACAGCGACGGCCTCCTCGTCGACGGCGCTCTGCGGGTCCGGCTGACCACCGCCCGCGCCGTGCTGGAGGTCGGCGAGGACGCGGTGACGCTCTCCGCCGCCGGGAGCACGTTCGAGTTCGCACCCGAGGCGGAGGCGGTGCTGCGCCCGCTGGTCGACGGCCGCACCGTGGACCTGGCCTCGCTCGCCGAAACAGCCGGCCTCGCCCTGGAGGACGTCGCGGGGCTGGTGCAGGAGCTCGTTGCCGGGCAGGCCGCGACGGTGGGGAGCCTGCTGTGA
- a CDS encoding TetR/AcrR family transcriptional regulator: MPPRQRLSPADRRAQLLAVGARMFAARPYEDVLMDDVARQAGVSRALLYRYFPSKHALFAAVYQQAADRLLAETKLDPADSLVGQLVQGMDIHLDYFVANRHTVLAANRVLAGDPVLQTIMTGELDALRARLLAVLPLADESARRTVSAVLKSWLVFVQILVVDWLTEQTCSRTELRDICIGAVLGALRPLLPADRVPNWP; this comes from the coding sequence GTGCCTCCCCGCCAGCGCCTCAGCCCCGCCGACCGCCGCGCCCAGCTCCTCGCCGTCGGCGCGCGGATGTTCGCAGCCCGCCCCTACGAGGACGTGCTGATGGACGACGTCGCCCGGCAGGCCGGCGTCTCACGGGCCCTGCTCTACCGTTACTTCCCGAGCAAGCACGCGCTCTTCGCCGCGGTCTACCAGCAGGCCGCCGACCGGCTGCTCGCCGAGACGAAGCTCGACCCCGCCGACTCGCTCGTCGGGCAACTCGTCCAGGGGATGGACATCCACCTCGATTACTTCGTGGCCAACCGCCACACCGTCCTCGCCGCGAACCGGGTGCTCGCGGGCGACCCGGTCCTCCAGACGATCATGACCGGCGAGCTGGACGCGCTCCGCGCCCGCCTGCTCGCCGTGCTGCCCCTCGCGGACGAGAGCGCGCGCCGAACCGTCTCGGCCGTACTGAAGAGCTGGTTGGTCTTCGTCCAGATCCTCGTCGTCGACTGGCTCACCGAGCAGACCTGCTCCCGCACCGAGCTCCGCGACATCTGCATCGGCGCCGTCCTCGGCGCCCTGCGCCCCCTGCTCCCTGCGGACCGCGTGCCGAACTGGCCCTGA